A window from Dysidea avara chromosome 2, odDysAvar1.4, whole genome shotgun sequence encodes these proteins:
- the LOC136247100 gene encoding uncharacterized protein, producing MQTTSGEDIAIVLDGYDELPEDARKNTKSFFIRLIHPDYSDLCKSMVVITSRLTVSVELHNIIERRVEILGFTKDNRKAYIRQALENESQATEELLAYLERNPAINAYCYIPLNMTILLCLFKEGGENTELPTTQTEINKKFICITISRFIITKQKEYHEGISDFIDIPDRYKPIFLELCQLAFQALCCGKIIFTKSEIQNVCKHLILHTGNWNGLGLLKAVEFYSMKENVKNVTFNFLHLSLQETLAAYHINLSPQQEQINLLKEDFLSRKYFNTWILYVGMTKGQSFPFKHFLSGNQFQLFTLISLWFSKTSGISKKLISNKVFCLHLFQCFSEAENDDMCQYVGELLQDKKIDLSDQTLSPVNIHTLSLFLSRSTTKYWQLLSLSNCHIGDAEIDLLYTFNSSSRNVHIDDLDLSYNNFSQSSATLLANLVLGWNIKRVVMHSVDDRRKRIDSDIIHNLIEHIAKIELVPNQMEIFITNQSFLVMYMQNYEAIIAALSSRNYSIIHLFSCTLGSTFNQTAEIAIMLAARSSKVCLHSCEVCFTHLLESVMKCKILSFHYIDERNLTSKEIEIAVEQLAGFTIKIGDRFFPLHVYHVTDKSLCTIKEEMFEGANQGTFVFKNCRGEDVHEIVSCCHSLSNWQYVMLNSEVTIRKSVSQQTTSILERMMCYCAGQAEVNIHTVEKSSALQHLSFLNCKLQSQEILVVIEAIHTITTLLRINLSGNNINNQIAEILANSLGVSIFLQHLELASCNLYEEGLVLVCSAIRNRQLLTLNLSGNCITDNVAGELAYVITSRGCIENLHLKRCSLKYHAIQMIIAALAQIKSLKYLDLSCNNMSYADLDVASVVLSNQSLENLNLSHCTLQEGTMSVIVKTINYANLKILNVSGNHVSDATACCMVVLLVNAVGLHGLCLSQCGLQENVLIRLMRNTNSPLKHLDVSYNAISDDAAKYVADLVLKSTMLTHLDLSNCGLQERGLALIVKAICKSTMLKYIDLKSNKLNDSLANEIAAFISDNHVLNNLCLSDCDLREEGLLRIVEALERTKLMQHLDISSTLITNKVASKLASTDLLFENSQLNYFNFSYCQWLPKSLSKILFAATNIYNLKYINCSGCMMNDEEARYLASSITVNDNLAQLILANCGLHLAGLMDIVVVLKKISTLKHLDLSYNQFSEAIITPLAEVISVYHLEHLSLSRCLQGVCSSDILTAIANSGTLQYLDLSYNGISDDEASCVASAISANKYLHHFNFTNNQFGSQSIKMILNAMATVTFLQFINLSSYSITDELTADLEQVASCNGRLESIFIYKYAIKKVKLEQVPISTSKLVLTKLCINDYTVADTEACTLESLISIISISSICHLDLANSVISDARKPRIIKAMRKHSALTHLNLSGISVHEEIEDELASLITNNGNLQCLELSDCKLRESFLCKLSVALNVHKKLLHLNLSFNTLSATAAINIAKVIAENVRLECLEIACCGLSETCLINVFGALSKLYRIIKLKLNGNIFSDYAAEIFTSVVAKNTDLKQIEVGDCKLSNAGVIKLTEVMKSSRLIELTDLNLNSSMITGQAVDNLHSVVVSCYKLKRLELSKCGLAGLRVFLCRTAYTLTTLTYLNLSNNHISEVCAGGLAILISTNTQLQHLNVSTCSLASEGVLKIVKALKRSTVLLHLDLGSNYLLEELDSVAAEIAVLITNNRAIEHLCLPHCEFQDKDLNIMLKAMKGTISYKCIDLGCNQISDSLYQHVTDIIASNHNLEVFKVFKLILSQRGLKQLNDMLPKFRALQVVSLHQCHVSDQQLSHFSVMVAKNPDITDFRITDCLLPDLDVCKVFSSLRFIKSLDLSYIELTDNSIEQVAAVIAASKNLDHLSLVNCRISESGIAKVLKALKGTTTLQHFTISNIAVNQQVENDMKLVIANNVKLRRLELVGCGLTENGTEKLGDALYRHESLLCIKLHCSTVRLKKSTLLNAIAMNTNVTQLEMSNCSLKETDIIALTETIKHGKHKQFAHINLSGNNLTVAATKSVLFMVSSCPLMKHLELCSCGMIIPSMELPETLNLDLFLSKLDLSHNPIGNEGAELVAAFISTSSKIVHVNLSNCNFQSSEINQLVKALKSISSLQFIDLSMNDTRNGTLVPIGPVISSNGSLSFLHLPIYNYTKEDLDNIFGALANVLSLKSKQGTQNSNCFASVAKTTNFTLQKLKVFEVDYNENAVGRLNNMQYILEYFNNSKEVVTPLIYCTISSFVPNCLIIEVGLCSTLKAVENAHSLEYLNFNNTPITDLMEYSMIAAIISNKTLLHLEMAACRVKDTGLSSAISSCAELEGLNLSDSNISIVELAPLSNKKFKYLDLGNNPLTDEAADQIVAIIKNNEELQYLNLSNCKFEPYGMKKVVLVLKTCTSLKYINLTYNTVGDELADEIAAVIDNNEELVQVYLPNNVFNNKCINDSFKKKGSLKKANLRSNQVAIVKLENLVLKFEIIYNHLIFKSLTSGIKYLFINFNFVPEQALQLLIDYLNSNSYLEHVELAVSGLTEAVVCRLCEALCSFESLRYLSICCSDITVEAASSLADVFDANKNNLHHIILHNCTLNGVNLQKLCDALINVSNLKSIDLSFNNFDYVAVSQIGKLITKSLFVEHLDLSNCWLKRADVTRILKTLTRISELKYLNLSNNKMPYDASTAIAAVTSTNLYLKHENIKIGMCSKM from the coding sequence ATGCAAACTACAAGTGGGGAGGATATTGCTATTGTATTAGATGGCTATGATGAGTTACCTGAAGACGCACGGAAGAACACTAAATCTTTCTTTATCCGATTGATCCATCCAGACTATAGTGACTTGTGTAAAAGTATGGTGGTCATCACATCTCGTCTTACTGTATCAGTCGAGCTACATAACATAATTGAACGTAGGGTAGAGATATTGGGATTCACAAAGGATAATCGTAAAGCATATATTAGACAAGCATTAGAGAATGAAAGCCAGGCCACAGAGGAATTGTTGGCTTACTTGGAGAGAAATCCTGCTATTAATGCATATTGTTATATTCCACTAAACATGACCATTTTGTTGTGTTTGTTTAAGGAAGGTGGAGAGAACACTGAGCTACCAACAACCCAAACAGAAATTAATAAAAAGTTCATTTGCATCACCATATCGCGGTTCATCATAACTAAACAGAAAGAGTACCATGAAGGAATTTCAGATTTCATTGATATACCAGATCGTTATAAACCGATTTTCTTGGAATTATGCCAATTGGCTTTTCAAGCTTTGTGCTGtggtaaaattatttttactaaATCTGAAATTCAGAATGTCTGTAAGCATCTCATTCTTCACACTGGAAATTGGAATGGATTAGGGTTACTGAAAGCAGTGGAGTTTTATAGCATGAAGGAAAACGTAAAAAATGTTACCTTTAATTTTTTGCATTTGTCTCTTCAAGAGACTTTAGCAGCTTATCATATAAATTTGTCGCCTCAACAAGAGCAAATAAATTTGCTAAAAGAAGACTTTCTAAGTAGAAAATATTTCAACACATGGATTTTGTATGTTGGGATGACCAAAGGTCAGTCATTTCCATTCAAGCACTTTTTGTCAGGTAATCAATTCCAGCTTTTTACTTTGATATCTTTGTGGTTCTCTAAAACTTCTGGAATATCTAAGAAACTTATTTCTAACAAAGTGTTTTGTCTCCATTTGTTTCAGTGTTTTTCTGAAGCAGAAAATGATGACATGTGTCAATATGTAGGTGAGTTGCTACAAGATAAAAAGATTGATCTTAGTGATCAGACTTTAAGTCCAGTAAACATTCATACACTTAGCTTGTTTTTGAGCAGGTCTACTACAAAGTACTGGCAACTATTGAGCTTGTCGAACTGCCATATAGGAGATGCAGAAATTGATTTGTTATATACATTTAACAGTAGTAGCAGAAATGTACACATTGATGACTTGGATTTATCTTATAACAATTTCTCACAGTCTTCGGCTACTCTACTTGCTAATTTGGTTTTGGGTTGGAATATTAAGAGAGTTGTAATGCATTCTGTGGATGATAGAAGAAAGAGAATAGACAGTGACATTATACATAATCTTATTGAACATATAGCAAAAATTGAACTTGTACCAAACCAGATggaaatttttatcacaaatcAATCTTTTCTTGTCATGTACATGCAGAATTATGAAGCAATAATTGCAGCCCTCTCATCAAGAAATTATTCTATTATCCATTTGTTTTCATGTACTTTAGGCAGCACATTTAACCAAACAGCTGAAATAGCAATCATGTTAGCAGCAAGAAGTTCTAAAGTTTGCTTGCATAGCTgtgaagtgtgcttcacacatctTTTAGAATCTGTcatgaaatgtaaaattttgtcATTCCATTATATTGATGAAAGGAATTTAACCTCTAAGGAAATTGAAATAGCAGTTGAACAATTAGCAGGGTTTACAATAAAGATTGGTGATAGATTTTTTCCATTGCATGTATACCATGTAACGGACAAATCACTATGTACGATTAAAGAAGAAATGTTTGAAGGTGCTAATCAGGGTACTTTTGTCTTCAAAAACTGCAGGGGAGAGGATGTTCACGAAATTGTTTCATGTTGCCATTCTCTTTCAAACTGGCAGTACGTCATGCTGAACAGTGAGGTAACTATCCGAAAATCTGTGTCTCAACAAACCACTTCTATTTTAGAGCGAATGATGTGTTACTGTGCAGGTCAAGCAGAAGTCAACATACATACTGTAGAAAAAAGCTCAGCACTGCAGCATTTGAGTTTCTTGAATTGTAAGTTGCaaagccaagaaattttggtTGTTATTGAAGCAATCCACACTATTACTACCTTACTCCGTATTAATTTGAGTGGTAACAACATCAATAATCAAATTGCAGAAATACTAGCAAATTCTCTTGGTGTCAGCATATTTCTACAACATCTTGAATTAGCTTCTTGTAACTTGTATGAGGAAGGTCTAGTATTGGTTTGTAGTGCAATTAGAAACAGACAGTTGCTAACACTTAATCTATCTGGCAACTGTATTACTGACAATGTTGCAGGTGAGTTGGCATATGTAATCACAAGCAGAGGTTGTATTGAAAACCTTCACCTGAAAAGATGTTCACTGAAATACCATGCAATACAAATGATTATCGCAGCTTTAGCACAAATAAAGTCTCTAAAATATCTTGACTTAAGCTGCAACAACATGTCATACGCAGACCTTGACGTAGCATCTGTTGTTCTTTCCAATCAATCTCTAGAGAATTTAAATTTGTCACACTGCACACTGCAGGAAGGTACAATGTCAGTGATAGTAAAAACGATAAATTATGCAaacttgaaaattttaaatgtCAGTGGTAATCACGTTAGTGATGCAACAGCTTGTTGTATGGTAGTATTACTAGTTAATGCTGTTGGTTTACATGGACTGTGCTTGTCACAGTGTGGTTTGCAAGAGAATGTGCTTATAAGACTAATGAGAAATACAAATTCTCCTCTAAAGCATCTTGATGTTAGTTACAATGCAATATCTGATGATGCAGCCAAATATGTAGCAGATCTTGTTTTAAAGAGCACAATGTTGACACATTTGGATTTATCTAATTGTGGACTACAAGAAAGAGGGCTTGCGTTAATTGTGAAAGCTATTTGTAAGTCTACAATGCTTAAATACATTGACCTCAAATCAAATAAATTAAATGATTCTTTGGCAAATGAAATTGCAGCATTCATATCAGATAACCATGTGCTCAATAATCTTTGTCTATCTGACTGTGATTTAAGAGAAGAAGGACTGCTTAGAATTGTTGAAGCCCTTGAGAGGACAAAGTTAATGCAGCATTTAGATATTAGCTCAACTCTAATTACGAACAAAGTGGCAAGCAAATTAGCATCAACTGATCTACTCTTTGAAAATTCACAATTAAACTATTTTAATTTTTCATACTGCCAGTGGCTACCAAAGAGCCTTTCAAAGATTTTGTTTGCAGCAACAAACATTTACAATTTGAAGTATATCAACTGTAGTGGTTGTATGATGAATGATGAAGAGGCTCGATATTTGGCTAGCTCCATAACTGTTAATGACAATTTAGCCCAGTTAATTCTGGCTAATTGTGGACTTCATCTTGCAGGACTTATGGACATTGTTGTTGTATTGAAGAAAATAAGTACATTAAAGCACCTTGATTTAAGCTATAACCAATTTTCAGAGGCTATTATCACACCACTAGCAGAAGTTATATCTGTTTACCACCTAGAACACTTGAGCTTGTCTCGTTGCTTACAGGGAGTGTGTAGTTCTGATATACTTACTGCTATTGCTAACAGTGGTACACTTCAGTACCTTGACCTCAGCTATAATGGCATCAGTGATGATGAAGCAAGTTGTGTAGCATCTGCTATTAGTGCTAATAAGTATTTGCATCATTTCAATTTCACCAACAATCAGTTTGGTAGCCAAAGTATCAAAATGATACTCAATGCTATGGCAACAGTAACTTTTCTGCAGTTTATTAATTTAAGTTCATACAGTATCACTGATGAATTGACTGCTGATCTTGAACAAGTGGCAAGTTGTAATGGTAGACTAGAGAGCATATTCATTTACAAATATGCAATTAAGAAAGTTAAACTTGAACAGGTACCCATTAGTACTTCTAAACTTGTGCTAACAAAGCTGTGCATTAATGACTACACTGTTGCCGATACAGAAGCTTGTACTTTAGAGTCCCTTATCAGCATCATCAGCATCAGTTCAATTTGTCACCTTGATTTAGCTAATTCAGTGATTTCTGATGCAAGAAAACCAAGGATTATAAAAGCAATGAGGAAGCATTCTGCATTAACACATCTTAATCTTAGTGGGATTTCTGTCCATGAGGAAATAGAAGATGAATTAGCGTCTTTGATTACCAATAATGGTAACTTGCAATGTCTAGAGTTATCTGATTGTAAATTAAGGGAGTCATTTCTTTGTAAGCTTTCTGTGGCTCTAAATGTACACAAGAAATTGTTGCACTTGAACCTAAGCTTCAACACACTGTCAGCAACAGCAGCAATTAACATAGCTAAAGTAATCGCCGAAAATGTAAGGTTAGAGTGTCTTGAAATAGCTTGTTGTGGGTTAAGCGAAACATGTCTCATAAATGTGTTTGGTGCTCTAAGTAAGTTGTATAGGATCATAAAATTGAAATTAAATGGAAATATTTTTTCTGACTATGCTGCTGAAATATTCACGTCTGTGGTGGCTAAAAATACTGACTTGAAACAAATTGAAGTAGGTGATTGTAAATTGAGTAATGCTGGAGTGATCAAGCTTACTGAAGTCATGAAATCTAGCAGGTTGATAGAATTAACAGATCTAAACCTTAATAGCAGTATGATTACTGGCCAGGCAGTGGACAATTTACATTCTGTAGTTGTTAGTTGTTACAAGCTCAAACGTTTGGAGTTGTCTAAGTGTGGTTTGGCTGGACTAAGAGTATTCCTTTGCAGGACAGCTTATACACTAACCACCTTAACTTATCTTAATTTGAGTAATAATCACATATCAGAAGTGTGTGCTGGTGGTTTGGCTATTTTAATTTCTACTAATACTCAGCTACAACACCTTAATGTGTCCACTTGTTCTCTGGCTTCTGAGGGAGTGCTGAAAATAGTTAAAGCTTTGAAGAGATCCACTGTGTTGCTGCATCTTGACTTGGGATCAAATTACCTATTGGAAGAACTAGACAGTGTAGCTGCAGAGATAGCTGTTTTGATCACCAACAATCGTGCAATTGAACATTTGTGTTTACCACATTGTGAGTTTCAAGACAAAGACCTTAATATTATGCTTAAAGCAATGAAAGGCACCATTTCTTATAAGTGCATTGACCTTGGTTGTAACCAAATTTCTGATTCATTGTATCAACATGTAACTGATATTATAGCTAGTAATCACAACTTGGAGGTGTTTAAAGTGTTTAAATTAATTCTTTCTCAAAGAGGACTTAAACAACTTAACGACATGTTGCCAAAGTTTAGAGCACTACAGGTGGTCAGCTTACATCAGTGTCATGTCTCTGATCAGCAGTTGAGTCACTTCTCTGTGATGGTTGCAAAGAATCCGGATATAACTGATTTCAGAATAACTGATTGTCTGCTTCCTGACTTGGATGTTTGCAAAGTGTTTAGTTCACTAAGATTCATAAAATCCCTTGATCTCAGCTATATTGAGCTTACTGATAACAGTATTGAGCAAGTAGCAGCAGTTATTGCAGCTAGCAAGAATCTTGATCATCTGAGCTTAGTTAATTGTAGAATATCTGAATCTGGTATAGCCAAAGTCCTCAAAGCACTCAAGGGTACCACCACTCTGCAGCATTTCACTATCAGCAATATTGCAGTCAATCAACAAGTAGAGAACGACATGAAATTGGTTATAGCTAACAATGTCAAGTTAAGGAGGCTTGAATTGGTAGGATGCGGCTTAACAGAAAATGGTACTGAGAAACTTGGCGATGCACTTTATAGACATGAAAGTCTATTGTGCATCAAATTACATTGCAGCACAGTTAGGCTGAAAAAATCTACCTTATTAAATGCTATAGCCATGAATACTAATGTAACTCAACTTGAAATGTCTAACTGCAGCTTGAAAGAAACTGATATAATAGCTCTTACTGAAACTATTAAACATGGTAAGCATAAACAATTTGCTCATATCAACCTTAGTGGAAACAACCTCACTGTTGCAGCCACTAAGTCAGTACTATTCATGGTGAGTAGCTGTCCTTTGATGAAGCATTTGGAGCTATGCAGCTGTGGCATGATCATTCCATCAATGGAACTTCCAGAGACTCTGAACCTTGATTTATTTCTATCAAAGCTTGATTTAAGCCACAATCCCATTGGTAATGAAGGAGCTGAGTTGGTAGCAGCATTTATATCAACAAGCAGTAAAATTGTACATGTAAATTTGTCGAATTGCAACTTTCAATCAAGTGAAATCAACCAGTTAGTCAAAGCATTGAAGAGTATATCCTCTCTACAGTTCATAGACTTAAGTATGAATGATACCAGGAATGGTACTCTTGTTCCAATTGGACCTGTGATAAGTAGTAACGGATCATTGAGCTTTCTGCATTTGCCAATTTACAATTATACAAAGGAGGACCTTGATAACATATTTGGTGCTTTGGCAAACGTTTTGTCATTGAAGTCCAAACAAGGTACTCAGAATTCCAACTGCTTTGCTTCAGTTGCAAAAACTACCAATTTTACACTCCAGAAGTTAAAGGTGTTTGAAGTTGATTATAATGAAAATGCAGTCGGAAGGCTAAATAACATGCAATATATCTTGGAGTATTTTAACAATTCTAAGGAGGTGGTCACCCCATTGATTTATTGTACAATTTCCAGTTTTGTCCCAAACTGTCTTATCATAGAAGTTGGATTATGTAGTACTTTGAAAGCTGTTGAGAATGCACATTCATTAGAATATCTAAATTTCAATAACACTCCTATTACTGATCTCATGGAGTATTCAATGATTGCGGCTATTATTAGCAACAAAACTTTATTGCATCTTGAAATGGCTGCATGTAGAGTAAAGGACACTGGCTTGTCAAGTGCAATATCTAGTTGCGCTGAACTGGAGGGCTTGAATTTAAGCGATTCTAACATATCCATTGTAGAACTAGCTCCACTTAGTAACAAGAAATTTAAATACCTTGATTTAGGCAATAACCCTCTCACAGATGAAGCAGCAGATCAAATAGTGGCTATCATTAAAAATAATGAAGAGCTGCAGTATTTGAACTTATCCAACTGTAAATTTGAACCTTATGGGATGAAGAAGGTGGTGTTGGTTTTAAAGACGTGCACATCACTGAAGTATATTAATTTAACGTATAATACTGTAGGCGATGAGCTGGCTGATGAAATTGCTGCAGTTATTGACAACAATGAAGAACTGGTTCAAGTGTATTTACCAAACAATGTCTTCAATAACAAATGTATTAATGATTCCTTCAAAAAGAAAGGTTCTTTAAAGAAAGCAAATTTACGAAGTAATCAAGTAGCAATTGTCAAACTTGAAAACCTAGTATTAAAATTTGAAATAATTTATAATCATTTGATTTTTAAATCTCTAACAAGTGGTATTAAATATCTTTTCATAAATTTCAACTTTGTTCCAGAGCAAGCCCTACAATTGCTGATTGACTATCTAAACAGCAACTCCTACTTGGAGCATGTAGAATTGGCTGTGTCAGGATTAACAGAAGCAGTTGTATGTAGGCTATGTGAGGCTCTTTGTTCGTTTGAATCCTTAAGATACTTGAGCATCTGCTGTAGTGACATAACTGTTGAAGCTGCAAGCTCGTTGGCTGATGTCTTTGATgctaataaaaataatttacacCACATTATCTTGCACAACTGCACATTAAATGGTGTAAATCTTCAGAAGCTTTGTGATGCTCTGATCAATGTGTCAAATCTCAAAagtattgatttgagctttaaTAATTTTGACTATGTGGCGGTTTCACAAATTGGTAAATTGATCACCAAAAGTTTATTTGTTGAACATTTGGATTTATCAAACTGTTGGCTGAAGAGAGCTGATGTCACAAGAATTTTAAAGACATTGACAAGAATATCTGAATTAAAATATTTGAATTTGAGTAACAATAAAATGCCTTATGATGCTTCTACTGCTATTGCTGCTGTGACATCAACAAATCTATACTTGAAGCATGAAAACATTAAAATTGGAATGTGTTCAAAGATGTAA